TGACAAAAAAATTATATACTCGCAACGGTGGGTGATCATATACGTGCAACACAAGCTATTCATTCATTCAAACATGGGTGTGGATTACTACAAAATTCTTCAAATCGATCGAAGCGCTAACGATGATGATCTTAAAAAGGCTTATCTTAAGCTTGGTTTGATGGAGTTTGATGACTCTAAATTCAAGATTCTTTCTGATGCTTTTGATGTAAACTCCTATCTTTTTTACCTAATTATCGTTTTAATCTCGACACTTGTGTAATTTAATCGTGGGTGTCCACGTATCAACTCAATTTATTATTGATTTTTAGTGTTTGTGTGTGTTTTTTTTCAAAATCAGGGTTTGATTTTTAGCTTATTGATTAATGCCTGGTAATATGTGTGTGCTCGTGATATATATGCAAGTTCACATCTTTTTCATACCCCAGTTGTTTTATTTACTATTTAGTGATTTAATCTTGACCATTGTATATGTATAATGTTATTTTTCCCAGGTTTTGAGTGATCCCCAAAAGAGAGTTGTTTATGACGTTGAACATAATGGTGATGAGGAAGGGTTAATAGGCCAGGTACCACCACCAGGTGATGGTTCTGATGGACCTAATATGTACAGGTCTAATCGTCGTAGTCCTTATGGTAATGGGTTAAAAAGTCAGGTGCCAACACAAAGTGTTGGTTTAGATTGGCCTAATATGTACAGGTTTAATCGTTGGAGTCCTTATGGTATAGGTTCAAAAGGTCAGGTGTCACCACGAGGTGCTAGTTCTGATAGGCCCAATATATACTCGTCTAATGGTCGCAGTCCTAATGATGTCTTCCAAGAGTTTTTAGATGGGTGTTTTCTCAGGGAGTATGCCAAAGCAAAAAGAAGCAGCAATAGAGAGGACATTGCCTTGTAGTCTTGAGGATTTGTACTTTGGAACTACTAAGAAGATGAAGATATCAAGGAATGTTGCTAATGATGGTACCGGGTAAGCTTATTAGTCTGTTAAAGTATGTACCTCTTGTATGATCTGGATGTTTAATTTTTATGGTGTTAACTATCTCTTCGTCCTCTGATTGACTTGCAGCATTTGCTAATTAACAGGTAGTTAATATATTATGtttaattcttttatttatgGAATCATCATTGAACTTACGAGTTGTTGATTCTTttaaatttgttttctgttttATCTTCTTAGTTATTAAATTTGACTTCCTTCCAACCTGTTTAATTTGAGAACATGTACCTTATTCCTGTCGGGATAGCAGTGTCTAGCGGAGTCTAGCCGTAAATATGTACCTTATTCCTGATACTTGTAGCATATTTACTTGCTATGTTTTAGCGGAGTTGCCTGCATTACTTGGCACTCTGAATTTAAATGTGAATTGTGTCTGTATAGGGGTAACGTAGTGAGACATAGAACTTAATTACTTAGAAGACGCTTGAaactaaataaaaaaataacCACCTAATATTTGAGTAATTAATCCAAGAGCTACAGACTATTCTCCCCGATTTAACGCATATTCTCCTCTAGCAATGCCAATTGTAGGACCACCTCTTCAACAAAAAAAAGACACCCTCTGGCAATTTGGTATCTTACACCATGTATGCTTGATCTTTCCATAGCTTGCACTTTTGTCAGCCCAGCCAAATTCACTCCTGCTACGATTGGTTTATCATCTGCACTTGGTCTTGGATGGTCAAGTAATTGTCCTGCTGCAATCCCCTTCTTGGATATCAGAAACCAGGTGTCCAGGTTATTCAGGAGCTCCTAGGCATGTTTTGCGATAAGCGAACCATTCTCAGACATCTTCACTATTTTGTCCTGAGCATTAGATGGCTGACCATTTTTATCTATGATCTGAATAGGTTTTTGAGACATAAGACCACCCTCATTCCACTTTGCACTCATAAACATTTTCTTTTTATCTTTTGATTTTAAGTTAGCTACAGATTAATTTGTGGCCTTTAGCTTATAACTCCCCTGACCTTTGATAAAGATGCCCTTTTCACGTGGTTTTTTCTTTCCTTTTGCCGGGCCTGGATTCTTTGGGAAGCCATTAGGTCTGGGGAAACTCAGATTGGGTGTTGGCAAGAAAGCTTCTTGCACTTGCATTCATGTTTCTGGGAATAGGTAGCTAGGAGTTCAACCTCATAAACTCTGTTTGATAGCTCTGCAGAGAAGGGTAGTAATCTTCTTCAACTAAAATCATATTCGAGAGTGCAAGAGTTGGATGATCCTCAGTAATCTCAAGCTAATATTATAAGTTACACTGTAGCAATGATGCTAACATAGAATATCAATCACAATTAATACAACAGGTACATTCTTAATTTTAAATGTATAGTGGTTATCCTATGAATTACATGACCTATAAATTGAAAGTAAATTATAGGCATACCTAGACACTTAAAATGTATTAAATAAAGAAGATTTCTGAACTTAATAATAAATCATATTATTAAATCAAGCGTTGTcaagaaaaaaaaattacacTGACTCTTTCCTTACAAAGAACAAAGCAACTCTATTCCCCTCCCTCCTAGATTCTGGCAACTGCCATTTCTTTTCTCTTTATGCTAAAATGACTGTTCTCAGTTGCCCTGTATAACTGGAATCTGCATATTAGTAGTGATGGACACATTCTCTTTCATGATTTTCACTATGCAGGAGACCAGCCAGAAAGGAGGAGATCCTTATGATTGAGATCAAGCCCCGTTGGAAGAAGGGGACAAAAATTACTTTTTCAGAGAAAGGGGACCAAAAACCTGGTGTTATACCCTCCGATCTTGTTTTCATAATTGATGAAAAGCCTCATAGCGTCTTCAAGAGGGTTGGACAAGATCTCATTGCCACTCAAAAGATCTCTTTGACAGAAGCATCGGCAGGTTACATTGCACATCTTGATACCCTTGACGGCCGTAGTTTAATGCTAGCGTTTGGTTCCGGTGTCAGTCCACCCTATGAAGAAGTTATTAAAGGAGAAGGAATGCCTTTCTCTAAGGAACCTACTAGAAAAGGCAACTTGATAATCAAGTTTGACATTGAGGAAGCAGAGGCAGCTTTAGGCCTTCCGGATGTGGAGGCCTTCTAAAACATAAATAGAAACATATTACATTTCATAACATTTATTGTGTAAGTTTTTTTCAGCCGTTCCCTGCACAAATTCTGTTTGTATAGCAGAGTTTTTAACATTTTATGTATCAGGACGCTATTCTGCTGTTCAAGACACAGAGATTTGCATGTACTAATCATTTGTTGCCCTTTAGGAACTTGTTGCATGCCACTGCTCAAGTTTCTATCCCTTTTGGAAGATCATATTTTACTGAAAAAATTCAATTCAGAGACTGCGCCAGAGATATTTCATAGTATCTTTATTTCCATATGAAGAATGCCTTTCCCATGAAAAATGGCAATCAAGAGATAGTTGTACAAGTTCAGTTCTATCTGATAATATGATGGATTAAGTATTAACATAATAAGATGGAGAAAAAAAATCATGCTGACTAATTTCTGCAGTtaagagaagatttctttaaaaTACTATGTGCTAGAGGTTAttcaaatcaaattcaaaattatAATCAATAATTATACTTTCTTTATCTATCAGCTGCCTTGCCAGAAGTTTTCCAAAAGTAGACTTGGAATGAAGAAAATCTGTGCAACTCTATCTATCAAAATAAAACTAGGGATATAGTTTAAGTTTCCTTCCCTATGTTATTATTGATGGTAAACAAAAGTTATCAAATTCAATCTACAAACTAAAATAACGAGTTTGTTAATATTAGTATGATTTATTGTAAAACACTGGTGAATAGGAGAACAGGCTAAAGAAGAAAAAATAACACTTTGAAATAAGGTATATATAAAAATGCAATAAGATGGAGAAAAACTTAGTCCAAACAAATTTATTtaagataatatttttttaaattctaaattATACTTGGAATTCTAATAATTCATGACTCTTTGGAATTTTATTAACATGACTTATTTCAATGTATAATCAGATCGTGTCTGCGTGCTAAGTTTTCAATTTACCGTTGCTGTGAATGAAGTATATATATGTCTCTTCATTTCTTTTTAATTATCTTAATTATCTTGCATAATGCTGCAATTTGTCAATAGTCAAGGTCTTATATAGTAATGATTTTTTTGTTGGAACAGATACGTAACCAACTTTGATCAATATGCATATTAGTAAACTAAAATTTCAAACACTATATATCCATGCATAAACAAAATAGAATTTTATAGATAATCAAGAAACTGCATGATTACATTGGCTTGACCTTAATCCTCAAATTTACCGGTAGAAATCATAACAATAAGAGCTTAATCACGAAGGCTTTTGAAATAACTTCTAGGGTCACTCTCAAAGTCATCCCTGAAGATGTAACCATTCTTACCAGGAGCTTTCATAACCTTCTTGTTCCCTGATGATCCAGAACTGAATAAACTCGAAATACCCCATGCAACCACACCAGCCACAACCAGGGCACCGGCAAACTTAGCAGCCTCTACCATCTCTTTCTTGTTCTTTTCGTCAATTTCAGTTCCGAAGAACAAGCCATCACCTTTAGGACTTGACCTCTCTGTGCTTTCACAACCACCCATTTGTTTAATATTCCGCTACTTATTATTTCATACCATGAAAGAGATAGTTGATTTATATAGGAAGAAATTAAGTAGTTGAAACAGCTGCTGATTACCTATGAAAATTAATTGCtttattaaaaaaattccaaTGCATGCACAGACGCTGATAAGCATCATTTAATCAGTTAACGCGGAAGGTATATTACTCCTCCATCTCTTTTGACGATTCAAATTGATATTAATTTTTTTGAACATTcatctactttaatatataatttttcattttctaaaataatatGAGAGTAATTTTTAATCCTTAATAAAAAATTAATCAATTTGACCACTAAAAAAAGTAAAATATGACAAAGGAGGGAggaaatttattttattttacctTTTGTTAACTTTATGTTGGTGTCCTATTATTAATCTATCATAAATGGATCGGTaggaataatgataaaataatacAGTGATCTATTATTTTCTGAAAAAGGAAAATAATTCCATAAATGGATCGGTaggaataatgataaaataatacAGTGATCTATTATTTTcttaaaaaggaaaataattcaATTATAAAAAGACGTACGACATCTACACATATAATCGAAATTGAATAAATACATAATCATATCGGTGTTGAATCCTTCCTTCTTGGATAGATAACACTACAACAAAAATCCGTAAAATCCAGCAAAAAAAAACCGGTGGATTTTCAATATATAATCAACCGCATTTGGTTGCTTCTCGAATAAAATCAACCAAATTAGGTTGGTGGCTTTTTAGAGGTTGAAAtttatagattcaaaatttttatgaaaatttgAAACTACCGTCACCAAAAGAATTTACACCAAAATCGGTGAATTTTAACataaattgttttaaaaaaaagaTTCAATGCCTATAGTTTTAGGTGGACCGAGTTAACACAGTTGACGTTAAACACAAGCCTTGAAATTAAAGTATACTACCTTAaaactgttggattttaatcgcagcgaaggcatggcaaaacacttttacacatataaaatccaaataaaagcatacagatcatgaataaaaattcgaaggatcagatctaacctttaaaataattcggagacaatgatcaaAGATCCTTaacagttgctcctcaagtgtgaagcaatccaccggtatccaccaagaaaacaatgttaaggaggaggaaggaggtggagagaattgtgttttccaaactttttggggttttggggttggaataaaattagggtctataatagtatatttacaggcaaaattttcagctgaaatttttccataaataatattattattatcccatttattattctcattaataattaaaacaccttttaattattaatcctttttctaaacactttagaaataattctctctcttgatttaatttccaaaaattaaatcctttaattaataatattaagaacttttcttaattaatttataatcaattaaatctcatttaatcaattattaaatttgccaattaattatttatttcataaataaatatttatcagccattattaattaattcctccaccattaaattattctctttttatggtgtgaccctgtaggttcaatattaagccggtagtagaaataaataataataaaactattttatcattatttatataaattctctaatttattaaatatgattaattaattaatcacatttattctacatcgtgagggatacttctcagcatatcgcgactatccggataatatgaattcactgcttagaataccaagaacctattcagtgaatagttaccgtacaataaactccttctaccctacaatgtcccgattaaataaaaggcatggatctcgtgtcaagtctatctaattcaatcacttgcttaccatttactatgcgtagttctatgcaaattagaaactcctttctaatttcatttactctggccagagattcctgaactagcataagtggatcagccttgaacattcgcttccttcactagaaggggtagatcttttattgatcatacactatcttcgtgtacaaattcctatacccagtagagccctaataattgtccctggagactaagaactaaaccaaagcatagttcagtgtacacaagatgactatgatgacctcaagtctaaggatacttgtacaactatcactatgtgaacaactgctgacacgtgagtgaactccatcagttgttcagctgtgcgagtcatgttcagtaaacttattctataataagcacctacatactagctatagtgtcaccacacaaatgtctatgagaacagacatccttcataatgaagcaagcatagtatgtaccgatctttgcggattattaattaccagttagtaattctatgaccaggaactatttaagtttagagttatcatctttttaggtctcactattatgatctcatcataatccataaaaaactttactctaaactatggtatatcttatttaaacacttaaatagataaagcccgtaataaaaacaaaacaagtcttttattaatatcaatgaaatcaaaacagattacataaaagttatttctaaatcctcatacatgattggacataggacatatttctttcaatctcccacttgtactaaagccaatcactctggtatctaatacccatcttgtctttatgacgatcaaagtgactttcataaagtagctttgtgagtgggtctgctatgttgttatgtgtgtcaactctaattcaatacaatataagaaatgttaccgcactcccactaacccttttgtagatgcatggttcatctacgtttttgataaaatcaaactctttgattgtctcatcaaaatgaatgttccatctttcgagaggcctgctttaaaccacatatggttcgcagcagcttacacactaggttttcatttctcttggaaagaaaaccatctggctaattgccagatctcatagtcgtagtaagcagcaatcgcaagtaaaatccgaactgattttaatagggctacaggtaaaaggtttcatcaaagtcaatccattgcctttgtgtgaatccttttgccacaagcctggccttataggtctccacctggccatctgctataatctatcttttatataccgtatacatagattccattctggatttcatggcactatgccatttttctgagtcaacactactcttagcctcattataggtcacagggtcgtcatcatcaatgatcgacaactcattgtcattctcaatgacaagaccatattacctctcaggttggcgagacactctccctgatctatgaatgggctgttccacaaaaggttgttcagtcagaacaggtgtttccacttgaaccgtagtagtttgtgctttttgaacttcatcaagttcaattttgctcccactgtttccttcaaggataaactccttttccaagaaggtagcatgcctggagacaaacacccgatgatcggtgtaaaagtaataccctaaaatctctttaggatatcccacaaaactacattttatggatcgagattccagcttatctgggtcaactttcttgacataagctggacatccccaaatcttaacgtgtttaagactcggtttcctttctttccatatctcatacgaagtttgaggaacagatttggaaagcaccttattcagtaaatatactgaggtttccaatgcataaccccataggaatactggaagatttgcatagctcatcatggaccgaactatgtctaacaaagttcgatttctcctttcaaatactaatctggaggcgtccactgggagactataccatttactttgagataatctagaaacactccattaaagtattcaccacctcgatctgatcgaagagttataatactatgtttggttatttctccacttcatacttatattctttgaacctttcaaaggcctcagacttgtgtttcatcaaacacatatccgaatccagatctatcatctatgaaagtaatgaagtatgaaaatccacccatggcttgcgtagacattggtccacatacatctgtgtgtaccattcctagcaaatttgtagtcctctctccatgtctactaaatggagactgcaatgccactataaagtgagattttcatcatcccttttcttttattagtttgttcaatctgaagtaaattatgtcacataaatacagaccattatttaaagcaccacgtccataaaaaatattatttctaagaatagaacattcattattctcaataataaatgaaaatacagccaagtctaacatggaataatattcctcacaatcgagggaacaaaataacaattatttaaaacaatagtcttgcccgtaggcatatgtaaatgaaatgattctacatcttcagcagcaactcttgctccatttcccatcagtagaatcacctcctcttcctcaggagtcctacttctccttggtccctgcaacaaattacagatttgagaaccacatgcggtatctaatacccaagtagaaatttgatttaatgacatattcacttctatcatgaacatacctgaatcagaaacggtagtctcactacccttcttcttcttcaattctgcaaggtaaaccttgcagttactcttccagtgccccaccttgttacagtgaaagcaaacaactttgctcttggggtcttcaccttttggtggaaccggcttttcttcacctactttcttcttcttggaagagttcctcttccttttcttaggattggaaccttcaccaattagaagaacagaactattcttagggggaaaattcgattccgcagtcttcaacatgttgtggagttcaggcaggctgacatccaacttattcatgtgaaagttcacaacaaactgcgagaacgaactcggaagcgattgcaagaccaagtcttggctcagctccccatccatggcaaaagATAAGCTATTAACCATCTGAGTTGTAATCACAACAAGAAATAGGGATATTTTTGATCGTCAAGAATTCGACCGATAAAAGTCATATGCTAAAATTGACCGTTTCACAAATGTAATAGTCGATTTTAAACTGAAATCAACCAAAAAAACCGACCGAAGCTTCTTTCGGGTCCCACCTGAGAGAATTCGTTTGATTTTTGTCACGTCAACCAAAACTGACCACTTAATCCGACCAACTAACCCGATTGACGTAAACTGACCGCTTCACAATCAGTTTTAGATCGTAGTTAATGCTCCCAACTACCAACAGTGCACGTGAGCTAGATAGGAAACGTTACCTTAATAAATTGACTATAATGGTCGAtttaaaatattcaattaatgTTTTATTTACCTTCTCCATTTTTTAATTCTTGATCAATTTCTGAGTTTAGGAGAGGGAGAAAAGTTGGTGAAAAGTGAAATTTTTGAAGATAAAACCTTTAGAAGATGACACATTCAGGTTGTATACGCTTGGAATGACTTTAGTGGCGGGGTATATTTGTCTGCAACTTTTTGATTTTGCAACTTTTTGAATTTATCTGCAGAAGCTAAAAAGGTCGACCAACAAAACCCGATCGTGATATTTAAACTGATTGGCACGTTGGTTGGTTATGTTGGTCTGGTCAAGTTACAGTTTTCTTTATAAAGTAAAATTCCATTTTACTGACAAGTGTCCTGGGACCCATATACGTGTCACTAGACGTGGTAGTGCCACATCAGAATTTGTGGGTCCACCAGGTCAGCTGGCCCCTCCCACGTGTCAAGACATGTCATTTTGACCGTCAAATAAGGTCAACTTCGTTTTTATCAATTTCTAAAAGTTTTTTTTAACCGACGAGTTTAAACTCGACCATCATTAAC
The DNA window shown above is from Apium graveolens cultivar Ventura unplaced genomic scaffold, ASM990537v1 ctg322, whole genome shotgun sequence and carries:
- the LOC141701017 gene encoding uncharacterized protein LOC141701017, producing MGVDYYKILQIDRSANDDDLKKAYLKLGLMEFDDSKFKILSDAFDVLSDPQKRVVYDVEHNGDEEGLIGQVPPPGDGSDGPNMYRSNRRSPYGNGLKSQVPTQSVGLDWPNMYRFNRWSPYGIGSKGQVSPRGASSDRPNIYSSNGRSPNDVFQEFLDGCFLREYAKAKRSSNREDIAL
- the LOC141701018 gene encoding uncharacterized protein LOC141701018, translating into MPFSRGFFFPFAGPGFFGKPLGLGKLRLGVGKKASCTCIHVSGNRRPARKEEILMIEIKPRWKKGTKITFSEKGDQKPGVIPSDLVFIIDEKPHSVFKRVGQDLIATQKISLTEASAGYIAHLDTLDGRSLMLAFGSGVSPPYEEVIKGEGMPFSKEPTRKGNLIIKFDIEEAEAALGLPDVEAF